AGAATGAAGACACTGAAGACAGCTTGTTTAAACGTGTAGATAACTCTCTCTACCTAGCCAAGCTTACAGGAAGAAATAAGGTAGTTTATGATGAGGAAGTATATATAGCAAAAGGTGGAATTCCAGTAAATATAGACTGGGGGCCTTTCTTTAGAAGTGGGAATCCTCAGATAGATAAAGAGCATGAAGAGCTTATAAGCATATCAAACGATATAATTTCAAATTGCTTTATTGAAGATAACCTTGAAGAAATTCTAGTTATGTTTAAACGACTGCTAGATCATGTATCTCTGCATTTTGAAAATGAAGAAGCCATACTTTTAGAGCATAGCTATGAAGAGTATGAGCAGCATAAAAAGATTCACAATGACTTAGTAATAAAAGCTAAAAATATGTACGATGCTTTAGAAAAAGGTCTTATTTCTCCTATAGCAGTCGTAAAATATGTAGTACAAGACGTAGTAGTAGGTCATATCATAAAGAGCGATTTTGATTTCTTTGAGCTATTCAATAAATAAAAACCTACCAAATCAAATAAAAAGCCATATAGATAAGTGTGATAACTAATCTATATGGTTTTTTTGTTTGGAGGTAATATTATGACTGATACTCAGAATTTTATAAATAGGCAAGAAATAATCGATACAGCTAGAATGTTAAAAGACAAGCATGTGAGATATAGCCTAGGAGCAAAAGCAGTTCCGCCAGCGATACCAAAGGAGCTAGACTGCTCGGGCTTTGTGAGATATTGTTACCTAGCTGCTGGAATAGCTGTACCTGATGGAAGCTGGCATCAGTGGCATGTAAGTGAGCCTATTGATAAGTCACAGCTTGAGATAGCTGATCTTGGATTTTTGTATGATCCCAATAAAAACAGTGAAATCAATCATATAGGGCTTTACCTTGGAGATGGAAAGTGGATTCACTGTAGCTATAGTGCAAAAGGTGTGACCGTAGATGATGGCAAGGTGTTCAAGTACTTTAGAAGATTTATAAACCTGTCAAAAGTACCTGAAAAACACCTAGATGCTTCGACAAATCCACCTAAATGGATGATAACAGTAACCGAAAAAGAAAAGCAGTATGCAGTTGATTCTATACATGTGCTAGCGGATTTAGGCTATATATTAAACCCTAGCGTGCATATCAAAAATCTCTATGATAGTCCTGAAAACTGGGCGCAGTGGGTAGTGCTTGCCAATATGGCTAAGGAATTTGGGAAAAAGCAGTCTTAGATTTATGAAGTAGCTTTTTGTAAGTATTGTCAACTCCGATAGCACCAAGCGGTGCGCTGATTAATATAGCAACTACGGCTACAGTCAGAATTAAATTTCCAGCGCCTACCCCTGCGGCAAGAGGAACAGCTCCTATAGCGGCTTGAACTGTAGCTTTTGGAAGATAAGCTATAGAGCAAAAAATACGTTCTTTTTTATCCAGTGAAGTTCCAAGAAGGCTCACATTTACTCCAACTATTCTAAATACTAGTGCGCTTAATATAAATACAATAGAGGCTATACCTGCTCCTTTTAGATAAGAGATATCAACAGCCGCTCCAACTAAAACAAACAGGAGAACTTCAGCTGCAACCCAGATTTTAGAAAATTTTCCAGTGATTCTCTTTGCAAGAACCTCATAGGTTGAAAGTATAGTAGCAGAAAATGCCATAACTGCAAGTAACCCGGATACAGGAAAATATGGCTTTATAAAGTCTTCAAATGAAACAAACAAAAAAGCAATGCTTAGCATTATTAGTACCTTTACAGTATCTCTCACATGAATGGCTTTAAAAACCTTCACAAAAATAAATCCAGAGATGATACCTAGCCCCATACCAGATATAATAGAAACAGGAACTAA
This is a stretch of genomic DNA from Acetoanaerobium sticklandii. It encodes these proteins:
- a CDS encoding C40 family peptidase codes for the protein MTDTQNFINRQEIIDTARMLKDKHVRYSLGAKAVPPAIPKELDCSGFVRYCYLAAGIAVPDGSWHQWHVSEPIDKSQLEIADLGFLYDPNKNSEINHIGLYLGDGKWIHCSYSAKGVTVDDGKVFKYFRRFINLSKVPEKHLDASTNPPKWMITVTEKEKQYAVDSIHVLADLGYILNPSVHIKNLYDSPENWAQWVVLANMAKEFGKKQS
- a CDS encoding cation:proton antiporter, which produces MLFSLSLILILGFSLSGIFNRLRLPGLLGMILTGIILGPYALNLISPDILDISSDLREIALIIILTRAGLNIDIKDLKKVGRPAILMCFVPALFEITAVTLLAPIFFNISYIEAAIMGSVLAAVSPAVIVPRMIHLIDSGYGKDKSIPQLIMAGASVDDIFVIVLFASFMGMYSGEGFNPTSLLLVPVSIISGMGLGIISGFIFVKVFKAIHVRDTVKVLIMLSIAFLFVSFEDFIKPYFPVSGLLAVMAFSATILSTYEVLAKRITGKFSKIWVAAEVLLFVLVGAAVDISYLKGAGIASIVFILSALVFRIVGVNVSLLGTSLDKKERIFCSIAYLPKATVQAAIGAVPLAAGVGAGNLILTVAVVAILISAPLGAIGVDNTYKKLLHKSKTAFSQIP